The following are encoded together in the Kribbella voronezhensis genome:
- a CDS encoding SigE family RNA polymerase sigma factor, producing the protein MSADLEEFSEFAAARGTQLFRMAYLLAGDRHAAEDLTQTTLGKLYASWSRVRRADNPVAYSRTVMVRTYVASQRRTRLERPTAEVPDSGRHGEDTALRLTLFSALAELPGRDRAIVVLRYWEDHSVEDTATILGVSSGTVRTRSQRALGKLRQRLGTEISELSGR; encoded by the coding sequence GTGAGTGCCGATCTCGAAGAGTTCAGCGAATTCGCCGCCGCACGCGGTACGCAACTGTTCCGGATGGCGTATCTACTGGCCGGTGACCGGCATGCGGCCGAGGACCTGACCCAGACCACGCTCGGCAAGCTGTACGCCTCCTGGTCAAGGGTCCGCCGCGCCGACAACCCGGTCGCCTACAGCCGCACGGTGATGGTCCGCACCTACGTCGCCTCCCAGCGCAGGACAAGGCTGGAGCGACCGACCGCCGAAGTACCGGACAGCGGCCGGCACGGCGAGGACACCGCGCTGCGACTGACCCTGTTCAGCGCGCTGGCCGAGCTGCCGGGCCGCGACCGGGCGATCGTCGTACTGCGCTATTGGGAGGACCACAGCGTCGAGGACACCGCCACGATCCTCGGCGTCAGCTCCGGCACGGTCCGAACCAGGAGTCAGCGAGCCCTCGGCAAGTTGCGGCAGCGGCTCGGCACCGAAATCAGCGAATTGAGCGGGCGATGA
- a CDS encoding alpha-amylase family glycosyl hydrolase, producing MPLWADHAIWWHVYPLGFTGAEATAPAGRRVVHRLPRLENWLDYAIELGCSGLLLGPVFESETHGYDTVDHFQIDPRLGDYADFDRLVAAAKARGLRIVLDGVFNHVARSFAAKPEWFRRHPDGAQVFFEGHEHLLVLNHELPEIREYVVDVMCHWLERGIDGWRLDAAYAVAPEFWAGVLAQVRERYPEAWFVGELIHGDYAGYAATSTLDSVTQYELWKAIWSSLNDGNFFELAYALERHQAVVDPMVPQTFVGNHDVTRIATKLDDDRHLGHALAILFGVAGIPSVYYGDEQAMTGLKEDRVGGDDAVRPEFPEKPDQLADADWTTYRLHQRLIGVRRRNAWLTRSRTKVVHLTNKALALRSGDARGQLLLLLNVGDEAYHFPVEVAGLVIAAQPDHSPLPEEPLLVAPHSWRILTSP from the coding sequence ATGCCGCTGTGGGCTGATCATGCGATCTGGTGGCATGTGTATCCGTTGGGGTTCACCGGCGCCGAGGCGACCGCGCCGGCGGGTCGGCGGGTCGTGCATCGCCTGCCGCGCCTGGAGAACTGGCTCGACTACGCGATCGAGTTGGGTTGCTCCGGCCTGCTCCTCGGCCCGGTCTTCGAGTCGGAGACGCACGGGTACGACACGGTCGACCACTTTCAGATCGATCCCCGGCTGGGTGATTACGCGGACTTCGACCGGCTCGTCGCGGCAGCCAAGGCGCGCGGCCTGCGCATAGTCCTGGACGGCGTGTTCAACCACGTCGCGAGATCGTTCGCGGCGAAGCCGGAGTGGTTCCGCCGCCACCCCGACGGCGCACAGGTCTTCTTCGAGGGCCATGAGCACCTGCTGGTCCTCAACCACGAGCTGCCTGAGATCCGCGAGTACGTGGTGGACGTGATGTGCCATTGGCTCGAGCGCGGCATCGACGGCTGGCGGCTCGACGCGGCGTACGCGGTGGCGCCGGAGTTCTGGGCGGGCGTGCTGGCGCAGGTGCGCGAACGTTACCCCGAGGCCTGGTTCGTCGGTGAGCTGATCCACGGCGACTACGCCGGCTATGCCGCGACGAGCACGCTCGACTCGGTCACGCAGTACGAGCTGTGGAAGGCGATCTGGAGTTCGCTGAACGACGGCAACTTCTTCGAGCTCGCCTACGCGCTGGAGCGCCACCAGGCCGTGGTCGACCCGATGGTGCCGCAGACGTTCGTCGGCAACCACGACGTCACCCGGATCGCCACGAAGCTCGACGACGACCGGCATCTCGGGCACGCGCTCGCGATCCTGTTCGGTGTCGCCGGGATCCCGAGCGTCTACTACGGCGACGAGCAGGCGATGACCGGACTCAAGGAGGACCGGGTCGGTGGTGACGACGCCGTCCGGCCCGAGTTCCCGGAGAAGCCGGACCAGCTCGCGGACGCCGACTGGACGACCTACCGGCTGCACCAGCGGCTGATCGGCGTACGGCGTCGCAACGCGTGGCTGACGCGGTCGCGGACGAAGGTCGTCCACCTGACGAACAAGGCGCTCGCCCTGCGATCTGGTGACGCACGCGGCCAGCTACTGCTGCTCCTGAACGTCGGCGACGAGGCCTACCACTTCCCGGTCGAAGTGGCGGGCCTCGTCATCGCTGCTCAACCAGACCATTCGCCGCTACCGGAGGAGCCGCTACTGGTCGCTCCGCACAGCTGGCGGATCCTGACGTCGCCCTAG
- a CDS encoding TrmH family RNA methyltransferase, with amino-acid sequence MQEANREKARDLIGTDLVAAPEVGVGPWQGELPDDPRLDPELLATGDRRNVVDKYRYWRLEAIVEDLDAHRHPFHVAIENWQHDLNIGSVVRTANAFLAEEVHIVGNRKWNRRGAMVTDRYQHVRHHPELAGLAAYAEERELPVIGIDNLPGSVPLETYELPSSCVLLFGQEGPGLTEAAHAICTDVLSIAQFGSTRSINASAAAAIAMHAWIRRHAFGQKP; translated from the coding sequence ATGCAGGAAGCCAATCGCGAAAAAGCCCGCGACCTGATCGGAACCGATCTGGTCGCCGCGCCGGAGGTCGGGGTGGGCCCTTGGCAGGGTGAGCTGCCGGACGATCCACGCCTCGATCCCGAACTGCTCGCGACCGGCGATCGGCGCAACGTGGTGGACAAATACCGGTACTGGCGGCTGGAGGCGATCGTCGAGGATCTCGACGCGCACCGGCACCCGTTCCACGTCGCGATCGAGAACTGGCAGCACGATCTGAACATCGGCTCGGTTGTCCGTACTGCGAACGCCTTCCTCGCCGAGGAGGTGCACATCGTCGGCAACCGGAAGTGGAACCGCCGGGGCGCGATGGTGACGGACCGCTACCAACACGTGCGGCACCATCCCGAACTGGCCGGCCTCGCGGCGTACGCCGAAGAGCGCGAGCTGCCGGTGATCGGGATCGACAACCTGCCCGGTTCGGTCCCGCTGGAGACGTACGAACTGCCGTCGTCCTGCGTCCTTCTGTTCGGCCAGGAGGGCCCCGGGCTGACCGAGGCGGCGCACGCGATCTGCACCGACGTCCTGTCGATCGCGCAGTTCGGCTCCACCCGCTCGATCAACGCCAGCGCGGCGGCGGCCATCGCGATGCACGCGTGGATCCGCCGCCACGCCTTCGGCCAAAAGCCCTAA